A segment of the Ipomoea triloba cultivar NCNSP0323 chromosome 1, ASM357664v1 genome:
ATTTAATCTAATTATAAGCTTTACTGcaaaggaaaataaacaaagatgaatatatatatatactaacaaTATACTCTAATTattcaataaataaacaatattcAATAAGATCTAGATCTAAATTCTAAGCCTATCTAAAAACCAAAATCAGTCTAATATTCAACGAACTAATGAGTCTAAGTTCTAGTGGTGGCGGCTCTCGTCAAGGGGAAGCCAGTATCGGTTGTAAATCCAAGTGGCATCGCCGGCCACGGCTGCATCGTCCTGGTTGCGGTGCCACGTGTAATACGCATGACTCCGGTTCTTTATCTCCAAAACCGCATGCCCAAAACTCGCTTCCCGGTAAGCCGAGTAGTCCGGTTGGGGTATTGAAAAGctgcattatattattcatatatataatgttaattaattagtctaaaactaaattaaaaattaaatatttaaaaactattaatgcTTAATTACTTGTCTGCAATGCCTTCAATATTTCCTCCATCACCAATGGTAATGTATATTGGAGCACTAAGATCCCTCTTTGGGTAACTCTTCCCATTTGTAATGTTATATGCTATGTTAGATACTCTTTCCTGCCAAAAGAAAATCAGCATTATACCTGGATTGATTAACCCCGTCACAATGAAAAAAAGTAAGGCTTACAGAGCGTTCATAAGAGTGGACATGTCCCGCAAACACAATATCAACCTTGTGCTTAACAAACCAAGGCTCAAACTGGACTCTCATGGTTTCACCTTCCATGTAATGGTAGTTGTTACTGTTGTACCATGGACTGTGCACAAGAACAAACAGCCATGGAGTCTCAGAACGGTTCACCTTTGGGAGTTCTTGCTCAAGCCAACTGTACTGTGGAGTATATTTACCTGCAAAATTTTTGGTTAATTAATAGtgatacaaataataaaaagacaatTCTAGTCAAATTGATCTACCAGCTATTTATCTTCTTAGTGAGTCGATCGGGTATAGACAATCCCTAATTAATTACATACTTTCGAGTAGTGGCTACGAGTTTTATTGTAATCCCTAATAATTACTTACCATATGCAGAATAAGAAGACAGGACAATTATGTAAGCTGATGCCCTTTTGATGGAGTACCAAAGAGGAGATGTGCTCTGAGATTCTGTGTAAGGCACATGAAACCTCTCCATGTATGGCTTGAATGGAATAGTTTCACCCTGTGGTATATAAACACAAGAAACATTAGCAggagtgtatgtatatatgccgTTTCAATATAATGATGATTTGACGTTAGTAATTACGAGATAAGGAGCATAGTCGAGTTCATGGTTGCCGGCGGTCCAAATCCAGGGCTGATACGCAGCGCTCTTCTCGATAAAGCGGCCCCATGTATCCCACTTCACGTTGTTATGGTTAGGGTGATCGTCGGCGTAAGAAAGATCGCCGATGAATAGCATCGTCTGACCCTTTGGATTCGCTACGTAGTGTTCCAAAGTCTGGTTTGAAGCTTTTGTTTGCCCTAAATCCCCTGTTGTTTGTATATACACCAATAAACAAACACTTTCGATGCATAATTCACAAAAAAATGGAGTTCCAATCCATgcctgaaaattgaaaaatactaACCGATAATGCCGAAGGTGTAAGGAACATCAGGTCCTGGTTTTGGAGGGGTTGTGAAGGAGAATTGCCGATTAACATTTCCATTTCCAACTTCGTATTTGTAGGTCGTATTAAACTGCGCAGATTTTACCAAAAACACAGAGAAAAAAAAGGATTTATACAGTGTATACTCTCAAATAATGAGTGTATATCATtataaaaggggaaaaaaacagagaagagagaaaaatgaaACCTCCAAGTCTTTGATGACGGCGTGGTGAATGAAGCCGGAAGTGTAAGTGTAGAATTTGTAAACGGAGCTGGAATAAGCAAAAGACCTACGGCGTTTGATCGGCGTCGCCGCCTCCTTGCCGTTGGAGCCCTGGACCGACGCCTTCCAGTACCTGACCCAATTAGGGTGTTTCTCTTCCGGCGTCACCCAGGAGATGATGACGCCACGCCCCTCGTGATCTCCCTGAGTGATATGAACCTGTTCCGGTGCATTGTAACCCTGCGGCGGAGGGAAACTTTCGACGGATAACTCTTCGGCGGGCTCACCTTTTCTCACGTACGTGCTCGTCTTGCCTCCATTGCAGAGGTGCGGAGcttgaaggaagaagaagagagggaTCAAAGACCACCACACTGGAGACATTTTCCAAGTTAAGTTGAGTAGGTAGTGCACGTTGCTGCTTAACTGTGAGATCTAGTTACAGCTAGCGTATCGTTATATAGGGATGAGGGATGTAGTTAGTTGAGCATAACAGGGATGGATGAGGGACTCCTATGGATTTAAtattccttttaattttaattttcatcatttttggcATGTTGATATCATGgagaaaattcaaattttcaatttaacatATTCTGCTCATAGTTAGTTTCAACATAACTTCAACTAAGGTagttaattttgaatttaattcaattataGATTCTGAAACGGTATAAAGCACTGGATATTCCGATCCCTTTAACGCATCATGCTCATAGTTGGTTTCAACATAAGTTTGACTCAAGTTCAATTATGGATTATGAAACAGTATAAACCatcaaatatttcttttaatttaatttttcatcatttttgacatgtttatattacaggaaaattcaaattttcaattataacACATTATGCTCATAGTTGGTTTCGACATAATAATTTCAACGTAAATAGTTAATTTCGACTTAAGTTTAATTAAGATAGATTGGTTTTGACGAATTCAACTAAGATTTgactaaattaatttatatattggtgtaaaaaattaatagtaatttaataacaacatttgtaattgaatatactaattaactCGATCTTTCTTGCCAAATGATCAAGTTGAGCTTGATAATGTTGTATCCCTCTCTTTGTACTTCTAATAAAACACGAAGAAGTACAACAATGGATGGTTGCAAGTAGGCTAATAATTGCAGATTTGAAGGTAGGCTTATAATTTAGTTACAGTTGAGGCAAATTAAAGCCTATTACATTCATAGTTAGAAGAAGGGTTTCCAGgattcaagaaaaataaataaataaataaaagccaAAATTATTATGAGAGGTTAAGAATGAAGTACAAGCAGTCAATCCAGGCTGCAAATGTGGGGGGTGTGAGTTCCTGAGCCTCTATGAGGAAACAACAATACAGATGTTAAGCAAAGGGTCAAATCTCAAGAGCTTAGTGTATAGTGAGTACATGAATGGACAGTGCTACTGGAAAAATTAGGTTGCAAGAGGAAAAAATGCTCCAAAATTGATCACCACCCTCGAAATTAGCATGAACAACCACCTCTTTGCTCAGTCTCTGACATGGCCTCAGGAAGCCCCTGGAAGTATCTGGAAAGAAGGAAAACGAAGAAGATATCGGAATCCAATGTAAAGTTAGGAGCTTGAACATGAAACGCTAGTAAAATTTAATGACTAGTGCTGAGTAGCAAGATCAGTTCCGACTTCAATAAAGGAATATAGAGCAAATTTAAGAAGACAAAAAATTATTGCAGATATAAGCATTGTGCTTGTCAAAAGTATTCCCTAATAGGGAACATGTCAATCACATCCAAGCAATTAGTCCCTCAATCCATATCAACTGCCTATTTTCAACCAAAGAACAGTGATGTAATAATAGAATTGAACTCAAGATAAAAAGGGTAAGTGTGTAAAACATTATGGCATATCAAAAAGCAAAGTCTCATAAATGGAATGGAGTGACTGCCTAAGTAATTTAGCTTTCATAATATATACAAGGTAATGAAGGTATGATAAGATAACCTATGTCAAAACTcaaattatagaaaataataaattaatgtcCCAAAACACAACACTCAAATTGCTGGACCCACTCACATATCCAATAGCTCAGTGTTTAGAAGATATAGGATATAATTTGCATAAAGATTGAAATTACTTCAATTAACTATGATTTTTAGAAAAGAACTCAAATGAAGGCCCACGCCCTCATCAAATATACTGAAATATTCATATCTATTAACTGAAAATATTCCCAAAATTGTAACAGAAAGAAAATGATCGGATAATAACTTCATCTTTTCTACATGACTCATCTATTTAAAGAGCTTGCGACACCCCAATGAATTACCAAGTTTAAAAAATCACCAAAACAAATGTAACACAAGTATACAGTTGAAAGTGCACCTTCAAAAGTTCATATCACAATTGCCAAAATCAGCTCTACAGATATTGCattaaaattttccattttctgGGAAAAACACCTATCAGAGGTTTTAAATTCACTTACAACCTATTATTTGTTGAATAACTATTATGCTGCCTGTATAGACACTTTTTTTTCACAAGCAAAACAATATATTCTCCGTTGGTTTTGATAGTTCTACCTTTACCTAGTCCTCTAAGATTTATGTGGGGTGAGCATACACAATAAAAGATGTTTCTCATTGCATCACAATGCACAGATATTTAACAATTTTGAAAATTCATAACAAAGTGACGAGCACTTACATATCTTGCTCATGCTCATTGGCTAAAGCAGTTTTTGCAATACAAAAGAATGCAGCATCTACATTCAAATCCTCTTTTGCAGATGTCTCATAGTAAGGTATATTCCCTTTGGAAGTGCACCACTCCTGGGCTTTCTTTTCAGAAACCTGTGCAGAGATGATTAGTATTCTACTGTAATAAAATTTGAAGAGCACATAAAATACAAAATCTTACCACTCGACTATTCCCACCATCTATATCGATCTTGTTTCCCaacaaaataaaaggaaatGTCTTCGGGTCAGATGGGTTAGCCTGCATATAAATTTgctgaaaattaatataaaatggaCAACCCAAgtgcgcacacacacacacaaggaaattgatattttttagaAGATGAAGTTTTGGTCAGTACTGCAACCA
Coding sequences within it:
- the LOC116012953 gene encoding purple acid phosphatase 5-like encodes the protein MSPVWWSLIPLFFFLQAPHLCNGGKTSTYVRKGEPAEELSVESFPPPQGYNAPEQVHITQGDHEGRGVIISWVTPEEKHPNWVRYWKASVQGSNGKEAATPIKRRRSFAYSSSVYKFYTYTSGFIHHAVIKDLEFNTTYKYEVGNGNVNRQFSFTTPPKPGPDVPYTFGIIGDLGQTKASNQTLEHYVANPKGQTMLFIGDLSYADDHPNHNNVKWDTWGRFIEKSAAYQPWIWTAGNHELDYAPYLGETIPFKPYMERFHVPYTESQSTSPLWYSIKRASAYIIVLSSYSAYGKYTPQYSWLEQELPKVNRSETPWLFVLVHSPWYNSNNYHYMEGETMRVQFEPWFVKHKVDIVFAGHVHSYERSERVSNIAYNITNGKSYPKRDLSAPIYITIGDGGNIEGIADNFSIPQPDYSAYREASFGHAVLEIKNRSHAYYTWHRNQDDAAVAGDATWIYNRYWLPLDESRHH